The nucleotide sequence GATCTGGTCGAAGGTCGACTCCTTGAGAGCGCGGCCAAATTCGAGCGCGTTGAGCACGCCGATGCGTTTGCGACCCACTTGCAACGCGATGAAGGCGTCGTGAACCTCGAATCCGCAGAAATAGCGGAGATCGAGATTGCGGGAGGTGTCGTCGAAGAAGAGAAGGGCGGACTTGGGCACGGCTATGGTGATTGAGTTTAAATGAAGAACCGATTAGCCACCGCCTTGATGAAAAACGCAAATCCGGTTTCGCGGTATGGGGGCAAGGTGGCGTTGGTGGTGGGTTGTCTGTTCCTGGTCGCCTGCGGGCGTCCGGAGACGGACACGACGGCCGAGCCCAAAACGGTGCACCATTGGTTTTCGATCAAAGTGGGGGACCAACCGGTGGAGATGCAGTTGGCGTTGCGCCGGGCGGAAATGGAAAAAGGGCTCATGGGTCGGCGCGATCTGAAGCCGGGGCAGGGCATGTTTTTTGCCTACCGTGATCCTCAAGTATTGAGTTTTTGGATGCGGAACACACCGACCGCACTCGATATCGGTTACTTTTCCGGCGACGGCGTTTTGCGGGAAATCTATCCGTTGCATCCGTTCGACGAGCGGGCGGTGAGCTCGCGACGCGAGGACCTGCAATACGCGCTCGAAGTGCCGCAAGGATGGTTGGCGAGCGCCGGGATCACGATCGGTGATCGGATCGACCTCGAAGCGCTGAAGGCGGCGATGCGCGAGCGCGGCTTCGACTACCGCCGCTACCAGGGCATGGAGGAATAGGGTGCGGCGGAGCGGGTCGAGTGGGCTCAGACGGTGCGCACGCGCAATGCCCGATACAGCACGGCGAGTTCGCGCGGATCGCCGCCTTCCGGGCGAAATCCGTGCGCATACAGAATCTCGATACGCTGCGGTCCCTCGGTCGGGGGCAGATCAATGCTGAGCGCGTGCGGATCGTTGAGCCGGGTCAGCGTGAGGTGGGCAATCTTGGCGCCGTTGAGTTGCACGACTACGGTTTGTTCGCCTCGGGAAATTTGCAGGACGGCCTCGAAACGATGGGACGCCTGCCGCGTGGTGGTGAACTCCAGCGTGGTGTGCGGGCTGAGTCCCCAGCGCACGGCCGGAAGCATCGATTCGGGGTAGGGACCTTCGAGGTCGCCGAGGCCACCGACAACCGTGGCCACGGAATCGCCGAAACCATCGGCGATTCCCGCGGCGGCGTCGGTCGGCCAGGGTTGCTGGGTGAGCGCGTCGATCAGCAGGGCATCCCACTCCGCGCAGGCGGTGAAGTAAGCCGGTGCGACCAAGCGTTGCACGTAGTCGAGCACGCGGTGGTTGAGGACATGATATTTCTGCCCGGGCTTGGGGCCGTGAAAGTGGAGGATGGCGGCGTCGGCCTGGTCGCCCCAATAGGGTTTCCAATTGAGTTCCAGCGGCAGGGGATCGGTGCGCCCGCGGAAGTGGCGTTGCAGCGCGGCTTGATCGTAGGGCGGCGCGATGGCTTCGGCGAGATGCGCGCGGATCGTGGTCTGGAGTGCGGGGTGTTCGGCCGCGAGACCGGCGACATTGATCCACATGACCCCGCTGTTGAAACGATCGAAATCCGTCCGGTCGGACTCCGGCGCGGCGGCGAAGAACTTAGGTTCCAATGGGCGCAGCAGCGGCGCCGGGTCGCGGCGAAACACCACGTCGCAGTCGGTGTAGAGCACGTAGGTGTCGTCCCAACCCTGTTCCTGGCAAATGGCAGGGATTTCGAGACGGAGATAGGCGCCGCGAGGGATGGGGCCGAGTTCCGTGACCCATTGATACAAAAACGTGCGTCGGCGGATGATGCGCACGCCGGTGGCCTCGAGCCAGGCGGTGAGCTGGTTGTCGTTGCCGTCGTAGAGGCAGACCGGCTGCAGACTCGTGCGGGTGCGGGCGGAGTGCACCGCCACCTGCACGAGGTTGGCGTAGTCCCAGAAGCTGGCCGAAGCCTCGTTGAGGGCGAAGAACCAGCGCATGATATTTCGGAAAAGCTGGACCGCTGAAAACTAGAACACGGCAGTCGCGGGTGGACTCAGGTGCGGTTCCAGCTGGCGTCTTTTTCGGTCTTTTCCGTAGGGATCTTGTTGTTGGTGCGCAAAATCAGGACGGGCTCCTTGGTTTTCACCCAGAGGCCGGCTTCCTTGAAGTGCTTGGCGGCGACGTTTTCGATCGCTTCGCCCATGCTCGTGGCCGGCAGGAGCTGACCCCGTTTGGTGGCGTTGAAATCGTAGGCGGCACGGTGGATGCGCTCCTGGGTGGAGGCCGGACTTTCGCCCTCGGGAATCTGCACGACCCAGCCCACGAAATCTTCGCCTTCGGGGAGCTTGCCCTCGGGGTCGGACACGAGAATGCACCACTGCTTTTTAATGGGCGGTGGCTTCTCTTCGCCGGCTTCTTGTTCGAGCACGGCGTTGATTTCAGAGACGATCTGGTTGAGGAGCTTGGGGTCGACCTCGTTCCGTTTGAGGATCTCGGCGACATGGTTTACATCAATTTTCGGCATGGCAGTGGGGATGTCTTTGGCTCAGACAGGGCCATACATGAGTTCGGATGTAAAGGCCCAGCGTGACGATGAAATCTTTGATGTGGTGGATGAGAACGATCAAGTGATCGGGCAGGCCACCCGGGCCGAAGTCCATCGGCGCAAGCTCTGGCATCGAGCCATCCATGTGTGGGTGTTCAATGCCGCGGGCCGGATTTTTTTGCAGAAACGCTCCCTGCTCAAGGACATGGCGCCGGGGTGCTGGGACTCGTCCTGCTCGGGTCACCTCGACTCCGGCGAGGACTACGCCACGGCCGCCGTGCGGGAGTTGGGCGAGGAAATCGGGCTGTTTCTGGCCGAAGCGCCGGAGCGGTTGTTTACCGAAAAAGCGATCGCGGCCACCGGCTGGGAGTTCGTATCGGTCTTCCAGCTCAAGCACGAGGGACCGTTTGAACTGCATCCGGCCGAGATCGACGAGGGACGCTGGTTCAACGTCGAGGAAGTGGATGCCATGATCGAGAGCGATCCGGCGTCGATGGCGCCGGCATTTCAGCACCTGTGGAACCGGCGGGCGACCACGGGCTCGAAGAGTTTGTCACCTAATAGGTGACAAACGGGTCGAGGCTTCGCGGTATCGGGAAGCCGGAACGGGGGGGGGCGGATTACAGGCGTTTGCTGCGTTCGCGGGCGACGATGGATTCGATTTCGGCCATCTGTTTGGGCGAGATCAGACGGCGGGGGACGCGTTTTTCGGCGTCGGACAGCAGGCGGTCCCAATCGTCATCACTGGGCGTGTGGGGTTGCCATTGGGTGTGGTGACCTTGGTGACGGGTGAAGGTCAGGACGCTGCCATGGATCTTGGCTTTGACCTTGTATTTGCCCTCTTCGGGATCGCGATTCCACCAGTTGAATTCGTTGGTCATGCTTCGGTGGTTAAGCGGTCGGAGTGGGGCGCGGCCAGCGGAATCGTTGCGACGGTGCGATCAGGATACCAGTTGTCGCCGCGTGAAGTGATGCGATGGACGGTCACGACATCATCCACCAAGTCGACGGCGAACGCCCCCAAGGGGCCCGGAAAGGCCCCGCAGTTGATCACGTGGCGGTGACCCCGTTGCCATACGCGGGGAAAGTGGACGTGACCTGTCACGATGATTTGCGCGTGGGGTCGCCATTGATCGGCCCTCGCGATCGCCTGATCGGCAAACGTGCGCCACGTGCGGAACATGGCCCACGCCTGACGGGGTGGGAAGAATTCCAGCATCAAGCGCCACGTTTTGTAGAGGATATCCGTGCGCTGCGGATCGAACTCGCGGTGGAATCCCGTGCAGGCAAGCCGCATCAAGCGCAGGCGATCGGGCAGGTGGTTGAAATCGAGTTCCGGGTGGGCTTGCCGGACGCGGCCCAGTCGGGCAACCAGCTGATCGCGTGCCCGACTCCACGGCACGATGTCGTCCAAAAAAACGTCGCCATGGACGGCCCAGAGTCGGCCCTCGGCGGTTTGTAATTCGTGGGTCGTGGATATGTCGGGGTCGTGGTTGCCCGTGATGAATCGCACGGTTGCGACCCGATCTTCGAAAAACGACCGCATGGCTGCGACCGCATCGGGATCAATTCCGGATTGGTTGTCGCAGCTGTCG is from Synoicihabitans lomoniglobus and encodes:
- a CDS encoding DUF192 domain-containing protein, producing the protein MKNRLATALMKNANPVSRYGGKVALVVGCLFLVACGRPETDTTAEPKTVHHWFSIKVGDQPVEMQLALRRAEMEKGLMGRRDLKPGQGMFFAYRDPQVLSFWMRNTPTALDIGYFSGDGVLREIYPLHPFDERAVSSRREDLQYALEVPQGWLASAGITIGDRIDLEALKAAMRERGFDYRRYQGMEE
- a CDS encoding NUDIX hydrolase, which gives rise to MSSDVKAQRDDEIFDVVDENDQVIGQATRAEVHRRKLWHRAIHVWVFNAAGRIFLQKRSLLKDMAPGCWDSSCSGHLDSGEDYATAAVRELGEEIGLFLAEAPERLFTEKAIAATGWEFVSVFQLKHEGPFELHPAEIDEGRWFNVEEVDAMIESDPASMAPAFQHLWNRRATTGSKSLSPNR
- a CDS encoding metallophosphoesterase, giving the protein MLRILSDLHLHDASCPIRKVEDLSPLLHDVDELWICGDSCDNQSGIDPDAVAAMRSFFEDRVATVRFITGNHDPDISTTHELQTAEGRLWAVHGDVFLDDIVPWSRARDQLVARLGRVRQAHPELDFNHLPDRLRLMRLACTGFHREFDPQRTDILYKTWRLMLEFFPPRQAWAMFRTWRTFADQAIARADQWRPHAQIIVTGHVHFPRVWQRGHRHVINCGAFPGPLGAFAVDLVDDVVTVHRITSRGDNWYPDRTVATIPLAAPHSDRLTTEA